GACACGCAAGAGACAGAGGAGGATTCATCTTTCAGACAACAGGACACTAACTTCTATGGAGGGGAGGAAGAACTTAGATATAATGCTACTGATGAACAAACATCCTATCAAATAGATTCGACCGCTAGAAACTACCATGCTTCATCAGATTCTGAAAGAGAAGCGGCACATCATGAAGAACCTCCTCAAGAAGATCCATATATGCAGAATCTTGACAGCTTCTTCACCAACGTAATGGTAAATATCTCCTTTTAAAATCCATTAAGTAATCgaaatttcatttaaaagatattaaccatataaattatttgacacCAATTGCTTACAAAAAATTCTTCTTGCAGGATCTAAGAGATGAGAGTATATCTCCTCCCGGTGGAGGACAACAAGCAGCAGCTGTTTATCAACATCCCGCCTTATACCCATACTTTAATCAACATGGAATGCCATTAGGGTATCATGGTAACTTCATAAGTGATCCATTCATGCCCCATGGTTACATGCATCCGGGTTTTCAGCAAGGGTTTCCTGTTGGTAACCATCAGGCTCCTCTAGTTGTGGTTATTCCTCCCTCTGCCTCATCACTTCAGCAGCAGCAGGTAAAccaatatattgttttgttggTGTGAGCATCTGAAGTTCTAGTTCTTttcttggtttggtttggttttgttttctatGGTTTGGTTTATGCTGAATTAGAACTGGAATTTAGTTTTGGCTCCGTTTGGTGTGAAAATTTAGTGAGTTTCCATGTTTATAAAGGTTAATAGGTGAATTTTTGTTTGGCTTTTGGTTAGAAGAATTTTGGATATCTATTTTGCAACCCTTATTAACCTGTAggttctttcttttgttttgatccGCAGAACGAAAACACATTTGCCTGGCAACGACCACACATGCGTGTGGCTCCCAGTAGCGAAGTTTACATCTACAGTGTTAATCCAAACATGCAGCCTCCCGGTTTCGTTCAAGCCCAACAACTGCACCAGCAACAGCTGTCTCAACAAGCTTTAATGTCACTGGACCAACTCCGTCATCAGCATCAGCATCAGCATCATCAACAAAGTGCTGGAGAGGCGTCTAGTCAGACTCAAGAACAGCTATGGCCCAATAACAACTAGTGATCAAAATAAAAACCCCTCTCTCCATGCCTTGctttctctttccttttttacTTTTGTGATGTTTGTTATTCCCGAACAGCGATGAGTTGATTCAGAACTATGAAAATGGTGTTGTGTGTGTTTGCATGTTTGGCTAATAAGATTTATGAGGGGGTTTGTTAAAGACTTTTTTAATGGTTGGTTTGTTGACTTGaaattctgtttttgtttttgtttttgtctttacTCTTTAAACTCTTCAGTCTTGACATCATATTATTAGACCAGATTTCACGCTAGTGATCGTTTAGTCCTTGCTATTTGAGAGGCATGGATTATAAAAACAAGATCACACTATATAGAACTACATTTTAGGTCCAAATAGTGTAAATATAGGAAAATTGTTACGCAGCTACACAGACTATGTAGCATCACATGGCCAACCATCCAGAGTAAACAAATGTATTGAAACCTACACGAAGTATATGTCGCACATAACGACATGTGATGATTAGCAAAAAATTATGTGTTTAACATCACAAACCCACTTAACCTCGTCGGAACCTGGTTAATCTCTTCGGAACAGTAAAACCGAACCCGATTTACccggtttttaaaaaaacccgACCCACCCTTAATTAACCATAAACCCGACCCAGATTTAACCTAAATCTAGCCCAATTCTGCAATTTAGAAGCCCATTAAAATGAGAAAAGAAGAAATCGAATCAAGAACTCAACTTTCCCCGTTCTTCGaatcgtgagagagagagaacgaaCAAGTGCAAAAGAAGTGGATTTTGTGGCTAAATTCGCAAGAGAAGAGTGAATCGGTGAAGAATCAAGTCGAGATGAGGTATTTCTTTGAATTTAAATGGTTGATTTCTGGGTTTGCAATATGTCGGATTTGAGATTCTAAAGTATCTTTGTTCTTTCTGATGTAGTGTCTCGGTGAAAGTGAAATGCTTTCACTCTGGTCGGTTTAAAGATGAAGGTGGATTGTGTTATGTAGATGGAACCGTCGACGAGTTCGAGTTGGATGCGGATTCTCTTTTCACGAACTTGGTAATGAAGATGTTTGAGAAAAGGATAGTGATTGGGAAGTTGTGGTTCAAGCTACCATTCCATGAGTTGGAAGATAGGAAACCTTTATTTGAAAATGTCGAAGCCAATAAGAAGAGAATGGAATCTTCAGCGCGTTGGTACAAGGAGCTCGACATCTATGTAGAGAGAGATAGGGTTGTTCTAGCTGAAGAAGGTAGCACGAATGTTGGAGTTCAAGAAAGGGTTATGAACGTTGAACCAGAAGAAGAGGGTCTGCATGATAGAGCTGAAAAACAGTGTGAGAAGCTCTGTGAAAAGCTGGCTGAAAAGAATTCTGAGACGGGTTTGATgtttgatgaagatgaagatgaggcGTTAGACACTTTGTATGATCCTCTTGCAGACGACTCGGATGATGAGAAGTGTTCAGAAGATGCCTTGTCAGAATCTTCAGAATCGAATGATGAGGCGGAAGTTGTTGAAGAGGATATAGTAGACATCGACAATGTGAACTATGAGGAACAGATACCAGACAAAGATGAGGTGTACCCTGCTACAGacgattcatctggtgatgaagaagaacaaGCTGAGAGATTAGTGCAAAGGGGTTTACCGGATGGAGTGTTCAGCTTGAGACAGCTCTTCAGCAGTGGGTCAGAATTTAAGAAGAATGTCATAAGATACATCCTGAAGACTGGGCGTAATGTGATATTTGATAGATGGGAAAAGACTAAGCTTGGTGCAAAGTGTGGTGAAAAGAATTGTGGATGGAGGATATATTGCTCTGTTGAAGAACCTATCGGCAAATGGATGGTTAAGGTATATGAAGATGAGCATCAATGTCATCCTGTGGGGCGGTGCAAGCTTATCAAGAGCCCTGTTGTTGCTGATTTGTTTCTTGAAGATATAAGGCGAGATCCAGAGATGAGTGCACCGGAGATCAAAGATGAAATGAAAAGGAGATACAACATTATCATCTCGCCTGCTCAGTCACAAGTTGCTAGAAGACTGATTTTCGATAAGTTGCAAGCTGAAACTGATGAACAATTTGCAAGACTTAGAGACTACGAGCATGAAATCAAGAGGACCAACAAAAACACTACTGTGGAGATCAACACAACTCgtagagaagatggaagtgaaGCATTTTCACAAATGTACTTATGCTTTGCGGCTCTAAAGACTTCATGGAAGCAACACTGCAGACCAGTTATTGGTTTGGACGGTACGTTTTTGAAGCACTCAATGCAGGGAATGATATTAACTGCTATTGGAAGGGATCCTAATAACCAGATATACCCGATAGCGTGGGCTGTAGTTTCTTCTGAAAATAATGATAATTGGGAGTGGTTTATCCACAAAGTCAAGGTCGACTTGGACTTGGGTGAAGGCGATGAGATCACAATAATATCTGATATGCACAGAAGTTTGATCCACGGTGTTGCTACTGAGTTGCCAAAGGCAGAGCATTGGGCTTGTGCAAGACATATCTACGCCAATCTGAAGAAACTGCACAAGTCAGACACACTGAAGCCAATGTTTTGGAGGGTCGCAAGCAGCTACAATGAAGCTGATTTCAAGCAAAATTTAGCTGCATTTAGAGAGTTTGACCCCTTGGCATGTGATGAGCTCCTTAAGAGAGACCACCGGACTTGGTGTAGGGCGTTTTTTAGGATTGGTTGCTGTTGTGCAGACACACACAACAACTTGACAGAGTCCTTTAATAGGACTCTAAAGGTGGCACGGAAGAAACCTTTTGTCCAGATGTTAGAGCTGATAAGGAGAGATGCAATGCAAAGGATTGCCAACCGCTTTGAACTAGCTCGTAAGGAACCTGCAAGGCATACTAAGAAAGCAAGAAAGGAGGTTGAGAAGTCGTGTGATGAAGCTCAACACTGTCGTTCTGTCTCTAGCACTGGTGGGAGGTATGAGGTTGTTGAGGGAACTAATGGATACTCGGTGAaattgcacaagaggacatgtgCGTGTAGAAAGTGGGATCTAACTGGGATTCCATGTCGTCATGCTGTGTGTGCGATCAGGGAGAACACAGGCTTGGTTGAAGACTACATATCTGATTACTACACGACCGAGAAATGGAGAGAGACTTATCGAAGAGATTTGAAGCCGGTCAATGGACCAAAATTTTGGGTTGAGTGTGGAGGAGGACGCATTGTTGGACCACCTTACAAACGTCCTCCAGGAAGACCTAAGGGAAAAGCTAGGATCAAAGGAGTACATGAGTCACCCTCAAAAAAGAGGGTTGGTCGCAAAGGAAGGGTACCACACTGTGGTATTTGCAGTGAGAAAGGTCATAACTCAAGGACATGCCCCACTGAGGTATGATCTTATTTTCTTAAGTGTGTTTTATGCTGATTATGTCTGCGCTTATTGAGTTTTTCTTTGTCTTTCGACAGTCTCCGGAGACCAGGGAAAAACGAAGACGGCTAAGTAAGCAATGTGAAGAAGATGCTGAAGAAGCAGCTGCAAGGAATGGTCAAGATGAAGCAAACGATGAAGCTCAGGAAACAGCTGAAATGGAAGCTGATTTGGCAGCTCAAATGGAAGATCAAGTAGAAGTTGAGTTTATTTCTTCTACTGCACCTCAGCCAAGCCAACCAAGCCAAGGAAACCAAGCACCACAACGAAACCTCAGAAGAAGCAGTCGCTTGGCAGCTTTGCTTTTCGGTTGAAGGGAGGTTTAtcctttttttgaaaaacaatttacatGTGGTAACATGTTCTCGGGTACCTTATTAGGATTGTTTTACATGTTTTAACATGTCCTCGGAAAGCTTCTTTTTTCATGTTCTATCATGTTAACGATGATGTAATGTTTAAACTTCAACTATGTATTCCATTTTGAACTGGTTTATCTACTTCTAGTTTATGATTATAGTTTGTCATTCTAAGCTTCTTATAAATGTAAAACATCTCAATACTAGCCTAAAATATCATCACATTACACATTCATCATTCATTACATAACcagttttttttagaaacataagACTCATTCATCACATAACTAGTCTTTAGAAAGGAAAAGAAACAGAAGACTCAACACTCTTAATCACTAACAATACAACACAGTTTCAGAAACTTATTCTTCCAACCAAGGTTGGGGTTCAAACGTTTCATCTCATCTTCACTTCCATTTGATTTTGCAGCCTCTTTCTTCTCCAATTCCATAGAAAGTTCCAAATTTCTATTTCTCAGTTCATTGATCactcttcttttctctctaaTTTCATCTCTAGCTTCAATCAACGCTCTTTTTGGCCACCCAGTGACTTCTCCTTCATCGAACCATTCAAAGAATTTGCAGTGTTCATTGCCCATTTCCTATACCCAAATACATACAAGATGTACTCACtccaaaaaaaatagtaaccaATTGTGAGCAGAAGAATTGTGTACCTTATACAGTTCACAACCAAAAAATTTTCGCCCAGGATTCTTATTTGTCCACGCAGTGAAAATCTTGGCGGGCAACCCACAGTCACACATTCTTCTGCCTCCAATAGATCTGCTCCGCCTAAAACTCGAAGATTCAGCGTTGTAAGTCATCGTCTCACACTCTCGGGTCTTCGTCTTCCTCTTGTAACTCAGTAgcctctgtttctttttttcttgttgagAGAAGGAGATAAAGGTCTGAGAGACCAGATTTTAGATTTAGGTTAAATCTGGGTCGGGTTTATGGTTAATTAAGGGTGGGTcgggtttttttaaaaaccggGTAAATCGGGTTCGGTTTTATTGTTCCGAAGAGATTAACCGGGTTCCGACGAGGTTAAGTGGGTTTGTGATGTTAAACACATAATTTTTTGCTAATCATCACATGTCGTTATGTGCGACATATACTTCGTGTAGGTTTCGATACATTTGTTTACTCTGGATGGTTGGCCATGTGATGCTGCATAGTCTGTGTAGCTGCGTAACAATTTTCcgtaaatatatgattatatatatataatgattatatatccctttcttattaaaagagaagcattccTACAAACTAACCTTATCTTCATGTGTTATTAACCAAAATGCCATTTTTTACGTGTCATTACAAGAGCTCTTCTCACACCTTTTAACTGAAAGCCATTTTTTCACTAGAATAATTACAAGTATTGCCATTGTTATAAATGAACCTtcttaaacatttataataGTTAGTTGCATCAATGATTCTTTATCATGACTAATTTGTATATTAAACTTAGATATAACATGTTTACAATTCCACATAAGCCGAACAGATATAAAGtaaattatatagttatatacttttataaatatacacaaaataattatattacataGTTGATATGGcgtactatatataaaaataataattatataatatttatataaatatatgtataataattatattatatagttgatATGGTCGtactatatacaaaaaaaattatataataaataaatatatatatatatatattaataattaaattatataattgaaatGGTCGTActatatacaaaagaaaataataatttaatcatataactataatttaatattatatacaaaataattatattatagttATATGAGTATATACaggataattatattataactaggtgaccggtccgcaccctgtgcgggcataagaaaatttaaaatatggacTAAATCTTATATAGTTTTATAAGTAAcagattttataatataataccACCGTCTTGGGAGAATTCATCAGCCATGGAAAAAAACTTGTACTCAATATTTGAGATGGACGAGAGGAAACAAAGTAGCTTCAGTATGAAGAGGTAGATATTGTGTGTACGTATAATTGCAACGTCCCaaaataatttgtatgtttacgaagaaactttcattcaaaatatggaataaatagtgcatagttttagaagtatcagattttatattatcattaattagaaatGTATTGTATATTTGTCGTAATTTTTTAATGTTggtgaataatattttttttccattaataataaaaaaacatttgtgtAGACAtagtaaaagaaaacataataaaaaaaaattcaaaatattatccataaacaatataaattatgaagtacaattgtcgaaaaataaagaaaaatcaattagaaacctgcaaaaaattaaataaattttgtaagtaatttgacgggttaacattatttgatagatttataagtTTCTAAATAAAAGTTAACATGAAATAACATTAAATTGACAGACAGTCATCGAAATAGTCAAAAACGAGATGCTCCTGAATACAatcggtctcctaactcatcacTACCCAtctggaaaatacaaaaaataaataattgtaacagtttatatacttaaaatgttgtatttgAAAAgaaagtagattaaaattacaTACCGTGACTGCGGaatattctgaaaaacttgtgtgtagacaacattcaatgTTTTTGTCTGCGTTTtcccttctttaccagttattaggatttttaatccagatctcgacttaactcttgaaagtgcaaCGTAGAGCTGACCATGACAGAACACTGGCCTAGGCAGAAACAACCCAACACTTTCCAGTGTTTGACCTTGACTTTTGTTGATGGTTATCGCGAAAGCCAAAATAACTGGAAACTGTCTTCGACGCATTCTGAAAGGAAACTTTGTGTCAGCTGGTGTGACAAACATTCTAGGGATCCAAACCGGATGTCCAACAATTTTGTTTCCGGTTATAATTCTACCTTCTATCACATGGGGCAATAACTGAGTAACAATTAGCCTAGTACCATTACATAAACCATATGCAACATCCATGTTACGAAGACACATGATAGGAGCACCAACCTTGAGCTTCAAACAATGTCTAGGCAGTCCAACCACTTTAACACTGTTCAAAAACTCTGCAGGATATACTACattttcttctatgtcaacATCGGATGGGATAATACTGTCAGAGCTAAGGTAAACCTTCTCTTCTCCTGAAAGCATATGTAAATCCTTTTGTTTAgtgatatataaaaagttagtTGAACATAagaatcctactatataaaagaagctAAATTCTAGCTTTTCTAGAGGTGCCACATGGGCAAAATAATCCCCACCTATCAAACTGCCATGTCATTATGAACTGGGCTTGGAGTTAACATTCGCAGCCCATTTAAACCATTTCAAAGCCCAGtttaaaattctctaaaatcCTGCGCAAGATCCGTCGACTGTTGACCATCCGAGCAAGCTCACCTTCGAAGGAGCCCCGCAGCCCCAAGACGCTGTGGTCCAGAGGACCCGACTCCAAACCCTACTCACATCCAATCTTCCGTGACGCCGCCGCCTCCAAGTTCAAGAAACCACGCACTGCTCCATCTTCATTCTGATGGAGAGAGACCATACCGGAGGTGAGCATCTCAAGAGAAACCACCATCCTTTCAAGGGTCGTCCCTTTGACGATTTGCATCTCCAGATCTGGACGAAAAAGTTTCAAACCCCGATAGTTGACTAGCGGCTCTGGCTTTGTCTTCGACGCCCTCAATCGGAGCTCATCCGCCGAGAGAGCCGACGAACCACCAGGATCTGAAGCTTACATGGAGAAACCGTGCCGTGCATGTTCCGTCAGTCGAGATCAGTTGCCGTAGAGAAAGAAAAAGTGGGGGTGGGAGACCTCTGAACAACCGACGGAGACGCCGGAGAAGGAGACTCCACCCGGATGAAAAGACGAAGCGAAGAACTCTAGAGAGAAAAAGATAGAGGGCGTCGATGCCAGACAAAGGCTTTGTTACCTAGAATAGTTTTTGCTATCAAATTATTTTACTGAGGCAacgatttgaaatatgtatttttgaagatttttatttttacttttgagGAACTTCGGAGTATTTTAAACATCTAGATCATGTGATTGATTGCTTTagtttctaaatatataatcttgGTTTATCTTTGATCTACTCATGTAGACATTCCCACTGTCGATCAGTGAAACAATTGGAAGCACTGAATCCTGCTCTGTCTCCGGTAGAGAATTCGATGCTTCTCTACTGTAACTGGGTTTTCCTGTAAGACCCTTTACTTTATACCTTTTTGTGAATATATATGATGATATTGTGTAGAAACCTTAGACTGTGGTTGAGAATTGCAACACtcctaaaatacattaattccTAACTGAGAATGAGATATTGCTGGCTTTTAAATACATGTTTATAATGTTCCACGAGTCGTCACTATAATTAAACATCACTTGGTTTTTGTTGTCTTCTCTTATAAAACATGCACACTGCGTTTCTTTAAAGTGAATAGTATAATTCAGTTTAATAAcgttaaaaacaaatagaaaaacaatTAATTAGACCTATGCTTGATTGCTTTTTGACCTTTATGATCTCTGCATTCTAAGCAATCTGGTAAATTTATGGCGATGCGAATTTTTTTTGGCTTATTTCATGTTGAATTTGAAGGCTAAGACCATTTTAAATGGggttttaattcaaaatattttcttaatatacttCCGTTGTCTTGGATGGATTAAGAAAGTGAATGTTTACTGTGTATTTTTACGTGCAGGGGGAGTATATTCAGAGTGAACCGGTATGTCTATGGTCGAGCGAGAGCCAGTCCCTTGAATCTCGAAGACCTCAAATGCTGAAACTGGTGATAGTGGATGTGAACTAAACAATTTGAATAGTCAAGGTAGGATCAATGATGCAGACAGTCGTTTAGTTCATAATTGTAGAGAGGCTGGCAATCAAAGTTTGCTGGTTATGTTAACTAATTCTAGGCGCTGTAATAATCGTGGCACAAGTCTGGGAGAAAGGACTGCATGTGTAGAAGGCTGGCAGGGGATGAAAATATCCAGAGTGAATGAGTTTTCTCAAAGTTTAGAAATGGGGATGAATGAGAGTTGAATAGCCATCAAACGGGTGTTCCTCTTCTTCAGTTCAAGCAGAGGAGAACAGACAAGGCAATCGTTTAAAGGGACTAGCGAGATATCATATGAACAGTTTCTGCAAACTCCTGAAGATGGTACTAGATGTTCGGAGATCAAAAGTTGGTACGATATATGTGATGTAAGAAGAGATCAAGGGCGTTTCAACATATTTGGAGAAATACAGTGGGAGAACAGGCGACTGAGTCAAGCGTTGCTAGGACCGGCCAAAGCTTACTTGGAATTTATTCTGATCCGGAATGGTCTCAATTGGAAGCGATGCTACATTCTTTCCTCGGGATGATGATAATGGCGTGGAACTCAGAGAACTCGGGAGCATGTGaacttttttaatgtttttgtcgTAGTGGCCACACTTCACAACGTGAAATTATGTATGATGTCTGAATTACAAGAGACGTGTTTCAAATTTTCTGCAAAGTGGATTTATGCAAAATCATGACCAGTTGATACAATCTTACATGGACATACAAAAGCCCAAATAATGTCAGCTGGAAGAACATTGGATTTTTCTTGACCCTCCATTACTATATAACAGTAAGATGGTAGGCAAAGAGTATCAACTGAAATCTCCTTTGGCTCTACCCTCCCCAGTGATCTTATGTAGTAGGTTGAACAGAAGCAAAGCCAGCTCAAAGAAATGGGTTGAAAGAGTTGAAGATCATGAGGATGTACCCTTCTCTGTACTTTTGGGTGTTTCCTCTCTTCGATTGTTGTTTTCCTTTTCAGTTAGATCTTTAGTTGTACGGTACTATTTGTTCTCACGGAAgcaaaaaaggaaaacataattGTTTGAAccacataaatatattatgtacatttacaaatTCAACTAAATAAATAGCtactaataattaatttaaagagtATACTTTTATTAATAACAAGTGTGAAAATGatacaatcatatttaaaatatatactgatAAGAAAATCATgataaataattgtattttagtattcttaattattataaaagttaaataaaattgttaatataATTTGGCTTTAAAATTTTGTTCAAATATCAAACTTAGTGAAGATTGTGTTGTAAGAGCATCTCAATTGTATTACtcaatttttactttaaaatggtGCAACACTAAAATGGAGTTGTGTTTTATTCCAATGTATTAttcgatttttttatttcaacaaaaaatattccaaaataattttacttttatttaaataataactgTTAACAATACCttcaacttataaaaaaataccaattaacctcaactattttatgtttacaaaacttccataaaatataatttatttacattaaatatttattattaaaaaatacaataatcgtaaatatatataaaatatcatattttggtTCAATAATgaacattataatatttttttcacaaatggtcaactaatgcattttataatgaataatgagtttttatctttgaatttaataaatcaagcaaaaacatttataaaattggTCATTTTTATCGTTTGGATAATACTTGCCAATTTTGGCAGTTCTAAAAATGATATATCAGATTATTAAAtcacttattttatttattttatatttttatgtttagttttggtatttttattagtttatgtatctttatttgaaattattaaatattctcTTATGGAAATCACATTTTCAtgttattgtattatttttaaattttaaatatttaagtattacataaaaatgaggaaaaagtatgtaataaacaaatttaagatttaaagaataattatataaataaaaaatgttcgACGCCAAAATAGAGTAATAGCTAGGCTTACTCCATTTATGAAATGGGATTAGAGtatattttactccaaaataatGTTTGAAACAGAAAATGAAGTATAATTGAAGATTCTCTAACATTTAGGACCAAAAGAAATCATAGAATGCCTTCTTTTGTAGTAAAAAAGATAATAAGATCCCTAACTATTTTTCAAGCTCAAATTTATAGATCTTTAGGATCAAATTACCAAAGAGTGTCAtatattagtttacaaaaaaaaagagtgtcatatatttatactaatttttaaaaaataattatataaccaTACAATCCGCGCATAGCGCGGACACGAACCTAGTAAATGATAAAACATGTTACCTGGCAACTAAGAAAGCAtgtaatcatttattttatccACTTCATCATTTGTGGGAGTAAGAATGGCTCGATGaaaactataataaatatattgttacaaAACATTCAAACCGAACAGATAGAACGTGTttacaatttatattatttatcaaaactatgatattatttatgatgattaattttgtatattaaactagATAGAACGTGTTTACAATGTCCACATAAGCCGAACAGATATAAAGtaaattatatagttatatacttttataaatatacacaaaataattatattacataGTTGATATGGtcgtactatatataaaaataataattatataatagttatataaatatatgtataataattatattatatagttgatATGGTCGtactatatacaaaaaaattctataataaatatataaatatatatataataattaaattatataattgatatggTCGTActatatacaaaagaaaataataatttaatcatataactataatttaatagtatatacaaaataattatattatagttatataagtatatacaggataattatattataatagttgAAAACAAAAGTTTCCAAACATATATTTTGCATGTTAACCACGCAATGTGGTTAAATGTGGCCATTTAATATAATAGTATTACAATTTAATTGAGTTAATCACGCAG
The sequence above is drawn from the Brassica napus cultivar Da-Ae chromosome A8, Da-Ae, whole genome shotgun sequence genome and encodes:
- the LOC106353447 gene encoding uncharacterized protein LOC106353447; the protein is MSVSVKVKCFHSGRFKDEGGLCYVDGTVDEFELDADSLFTNLVMKMFEKRIVIGKLWFKLPFHELEDRKPLFENVEANKKRMESSARWYKELDIYVERDRVVLAEEGSTNVGVQERVMNVEPEEEGLHDRAEKQCEKLCEKLAEKNSETGLMFDEDEDEALDTLYDPLADDSDDEKCSEDALSESSESNDEAEVVEEDIVDIDNVNYEEQIPDKDEVYPATDDSSGDEEEQAERLVQRGLPDGVFSLRQLFSSGSEFKKNVIRYILKTGRNVIFDRWEKTKLGAKCGEKNCGWRIYCSVEEPIGKWMVKVYEDEHQCHPVGRCKLIKSPVVADLFLEDIRRDPEMSAPEIKDEMKRRYNIIISPAQSQVARRLIFDKLQAETDEQFARLRDYEHEIKRTNKNTTVEINTTRREDGSEAFSQMYLCFAALKTSWKQHCRPVIGLDGTFLKHSMQGMILTAIGRDPNNQIYPIAWAVVSSENNDNWEWFIHKVKVDLDLGEGDEITIISDMHRSLIHGVATELPKAEHWACARHIYANLKKLHKSDTLKPMFWRVASSYNEADFKQNLAAFREFDPLACDELLKRDHRTWCRAFFRIGCCCADTHNNLTESFNRTLKVARKKPFVQMLELIRRDAMQRIANRFELARKEPARHTKKARKEVEKSCDEAQHCRSVSSTGGRYEVVEGTNGYSVKLHKRTCACRKWDLTGIPCRHAVCAIRENTGLVEDYISDYYTTEKWRETYRRDLKPVNGPKFWVECGGGRIVGPPYKRPPGRPKGKARIKGVHESPSKKRVGRKGRVPHCGICSEKGHNSRTCPTESPETREKRRRLSKQCEEDAEEAAARNGQDEANDEAQETAEMEADLAAQMEDQVEVEFISSTAPQPSQPSQGNQAPQRNLRRSSRLAALLFG
- the LOC106356924 gene encoding uncharacterized protein LOC106356924 → MTYNAESSSFRRSRSIGGRRMCDCGLPAKIFTAWTNKNPGRKFFGCELYKEMGNEHCKFFEWFDEGEVTGWPKRALIEARDEIREKRRVINELRNRNLELSMELEKKEAAKSNGSEDEMKRLNPNLGWKNKFLKLCCIVSD